From one Brachypodium distachyon strain Bd21 chromosome 4, Brachypodium_distachyon_v3.0, whole genome shotgun sequence genomic stretch:
- the LOC100839766 gene encoding swi5-dependent recombination DNA repair protein 1 homolog isoform X2, whose product MPCCSWVLSIVASSSGGAGTPSWLHRLHAKGGLSFPKDLQIDDLLYGGSRSPAQPAAAAAAPHPPPAAPLPPPPTPAATPQAPPPKPNPTRTTPTRPNPSAATNTDKPALPQQPPTPPPPPLSGVVSDIFAFAVPSAPRSTRLLKPFRKQSRPRPCSDDEGDDKTPRSSTKENKNKKETKTKGRKRRRAERDAALAAAANGTVERNSKTDVTVIDSSTEGWKGSKVLHIRGLSWKVQNKKVSLVTEPETLAKGKRRAGLVAKITRDREKERKAAASQTKKL is encoded by the exons ATGCCGTGCTGCAGCTGGGTGCTCTCCATCGtcgccagcagcagcggcggcgccggcacgcCGTCATGGCTGCACCGCCTCCACGCCAAGGGCGGCCTCTCCTTCCCCAAAGACCTCCAGATCGACGACCTCCTGTACGGCGGATCCCGATCCCCGGctcagcccgccgccgccgccgccgctccccatcctcctcctgccgctcctctcccgccgccgccaacccccgccgccacccctcagGCCCCGCCTCCCAAGCCCAACCCTACCCGCACCACCCCCACCCGcccaaaccctagcgccgccaccaACACCGACAAGCCCGCTCTACCCCAGCAAccccccacgccgccgccgccgccgctctccggCGTCGTCTCCGACATCTTCGCCTTCGCCGTCCCCTCCGCCCCGCGATCCACCCGCCTCCTCAAGCCCTTCCGCAAGCAGTCCCGGCCCCGCCCTTgctccgacgacgagggcGACGACAAGACCCCCCGCAGCAGcaccaaggaaaacaaaaacaagaaggAAACCAAGACCAAGGGCAGgaagcgccgccgcgccgagagggatgctgcccttgccgccgctgccaacGGCACCGTGGAGAGGAACTCCAAGACGGATGTCACCGTCATCGACAGCAGCACCGAGGGCTGGAAGGGCTCCAAGGTGCTGCACATCCGGGGCTTAAGCTGGAAGGTCCAGAACAAGAAGGTCTCCTTGGTCACTGAACCCGAGACCCTCGCCAAGGGCAAGAGGAGGGCCGGCCTTGTCGCCAAGATCACGCGAGAcagggagaaggagagaaaagcTGCTGCTTCGCAA ACCAAGAAGCTCTGA
- the LOC100839766 gene encoding swi5-dependent recombination DNA repair protein 1 homolog isoform X1, producing the protein MPCCSWVLSIVASSSGGAGTPSWLHRLHAKGGLSFPKDLQIDDLLYGGSRSPAQPAAAAAAPHPPPAAPLPPPPTPAATPQAPPPKPNPTRTTPTRPNPSAATNTDKPALPQQPPTPPPPPLSGVVSDIFAFAVPSAPRSTRLLKPFRKQSRPRPCSDDEGDDKTPRSSTKENKNKKETKTKGRKRRRAERDAALAAAANGTVERNSKTDVTVIDSSTEGWKGSKVLHIRGLSWKVQNKKVSLVTEPETLAKGKRRAGLVAKITRDREKERKAAASQGNIAISGDLVKEPDGATEMLKRPRSSEPAPGGRTAAAFLLPSTSTLSQP; encoded by the exons ATGCCGTGCTGCAGCTGGGTGCTCTCCATCGtcgccagcagcagcggcggcgccggcacgcCGTCATGGCTGCACCGCCTCCACGCCAAGGGCGGCCTCTCCTTCCCCAAAGACCTCCAGATCGACGACCTCCTGTACGGCGGATCCCGATCCCCGGctcagcccgccgccgccgccgccgctccccatcctcctcctgccgctcctctcccgccgccgccaacccccgccgccacccctcagGCCCCGCCTCCCAAGCCCAACCCTACCCGCACCACCCCCACCCGcccaaaccctagcgccgccaccaACACCGACAAGCCCGCTCTACCCCAGCAAccccccacgccgccgccgccgccgctctccggCGTCGTCTCCGACATCTTCGCCTTCGCCGTCCCCTCCGCCCCGCGATCCACCCGCCTCCTCAAGCCCTTCCGCAAGCAGTCCCGGCCCCGCCCTTgctccgacgacgagggcGACGACAAGACCCCCCGCAGCAGcaccaaggaaaacaaaaacaagaaggAAACCAAGACCAAGGGCAGgaagcgccgccgcgccgagagggatgctgcccttgccgccgctgccaacGGCACCGTGGAGAGGAACTCCAAGACGGATGTCACCGTCATCGACAGCAGCACCGAGGGCTGGAAGGGCTCCAAGGTGCTGCACATCCGGGGCTTAAGCTGGAAGGTCCAGAACAAGAAGGTCTCCTTGGTCACTGAACCCGAGACCCTCGCCAAGGGCAAGAGGAGGGCCGGCCTTGTCGCCAAGATCACGCGAGAcagggagaaggagagaaaagcTGCTGCTTCGCAA GGAAACATCGCTATCAGTGGAGATCTGGTGAAGGAACCAGATGGTGCCACTGAAATGCTGAAAAG ACCAAGAAGCTCTGAACCAGCACCAGGAGGCCGAACTGCAGCTGCATTTCTGTTACCAAGTACAAGTACCTTAAGTCAGCCCTGA
- the LOC100825242 gene encoding probable 2-oxoglutarate-dependent dioxygenase ANS, with amino-acid sequence MASCNPLAWPETIVPVQTLSNAGMRTLPQQYIKPPSERPSGSTNEPKLSIPVIDLASFSNVPDHHQAMLKAMAHACKDWGFFQIVNHDVDMDVVKRVRGAWREFFDLPMEEKKVYANLPVTYEGYGSRLGVEKGAILDWSDYYFLYVFPSDVRNLDKWPKIPTDLREATEKFACQLMNLSKVLLKAMSSSLGLQDDYLHSAFGGSDGISASMRMNYYPKCPQPELTLGLSAHSDPGGITLLLADDNVEGTQVRKGDSWVTVPPIPASFLVNVGDQLQILSNGRYRSAEHRALANSNKDRFTIAFFCNPQCDLPIAPSSQLVGPESPALYQKPVTFDEYRKYIRTKGPSGRKQILSINSSMQPDPSA; translated from the exons ATGGCAAGTTGCAATCCCCTTGCCTGGCCAGAAACCATTGTACCAGTGCAAACTCTTTCCAACGCTGGTATGAGAACCTTGCCACAACAGTACATCAAGCCTCCATCCGAGCGTCCTAGTGGTAGCACAAACGAACCCAAACTTAGCATCCCAGTTATTGATCTTGCTAGCTTCTCTAATGTTCCTGACCATCACCAAGCAATGCTAAAAGCAATGGCTCATGCATGTAAGGACTGGGGATTCTTCCAAATAGTAAACCATGATGTGGACATGGATGTTGTGAAGAGGGTGAGAGGTGCATGGAGGGAGTTCTTTGACCTCCCcatggaagagaagaaggtaTATGCAAACTTACCAGTAACTTATGAGGGGTATGGTAGCCGCCTCGGAGTTGAGAAAGGAGCAATCTTGGATTGGAGTGACTATTACTTCCTATATGTCTTTCCCAGTGATGTCAGGAACCTTGACAAGTGGCCAAAGATTCCTACTGACCTGAG GGAAGCCACTGAGAAGTTTGCATGCCAATTGATGAATCTCAGTAAAGTTCTGCTCAAGGCTATGTCCAGTAGCTTGGGATTGCAGGATGACTACCTCCATAGTGCTTTTGGTGGCAGTGATGGCATCTCAGCTTCCATGCGCATGAATTACTATCCTAAATGCCCACAGCCTGAGCTAACTCTTGGTCTCTCCGCTCACTCTGATCCCGGTGGTATCACCTTGCTCCTTGCTGATGATAACGTCGAAGGGACACAGGTGCGCAAGGGAGACTCGTGGGTCACAGTGCCGCCAATTCCAGCTTCCTTCCTCGTAAATGTTGGTGATCAGCTTCAG ATCCTGAGCAACGGGCGGTACCGGAGCGCGGAGCACCGCGCgctggccaactccaacaagGACCGCTTCACCATCGCTTTCTTCTGCAACCCACAATGCGACCTTCCCATTGCCCCATCCAGCCAGCTCGTCGGCCCGGAGTCGCCAGCGCTGTACCAGAAGCCTGTCACCTTTGATGAGTACCGCAAGTACATTCGCACCAAGGGTCCCAGCGGGAGGAAGCAGATCTTGTCTATCAACAGCTCCATGCAGCCAGATCCTTCAGCTTGA
- the LOC100839462 gene encoding asparagine synthetase [glutamine-hydrolyzing] isoform X2, translating to MCGILAVLGCADDTQGKRAHVLELSRRLKHRGPDWSGMHQVDDCYLSHQRLAIIDPASGDQPLYNEDKSVAVTVNGEIYNHEELREQLSSHTFRTGSDCEVIAHLYEEHGENFVDMLDGVFSFVLFDTRDRSFIAARDAIGVTPLYIGWGIDGSVWISSEMKGLNDDCEHFEIFPPGHLYSSKKGGFKRWYNPPWFSEAIPSVPYDPLTLRKAFEKAVIKRLMTDVPFGVLLSGGLDSSLVAAVAVRHLAGTKAAKRWGTKLHSFCVGLEGSPDLKAAREVADCLGTMHHEFHFSVQDGIDAIEDVIYHTETYDVTTIRASTPMFLMSRKIKSLGVKMVISGEGSDEIFGGYLYFHKAPNKEELHRETCHKIKALHQYDCLRANKATSAWGLEARVPFLDKEFINEAMSIDPEWKMIRPDLGRIEKWVLRKAFDDEEQPFLPKHILYRQKEQFSDGVGYSWIDGLKAHAESNVTDKMMSNAKFIYPHNTPTTKEAYYYRMIFERFFPQNSAILTVPGGPSVACSTAKAVEWDAQWSGNLDPSGRAALGVHLSAYELEHLPATVAAVTSKKPRMLKAVAPGVAIES from the exons ATGTGCGGCATACTGGCGGTGCTGGGCTGCGCCGATGACACCCAGGGGAAGAGGGCACATGTCCTGGAGCTCTCGCGCAGGCTCAAGCACCGCGGCCCCGACTGGAGCGGCATGCACCAGGTCGACGACTGCTACCTCTCCCACCAGCGCCTCGCCATCATCGACCCCGCCTCCGGCGACCAGCCGCTCTACAACGAAGACAAGTCCGTCGCTGTCACC GTGAACGGGGAGATCTATAACCATGAAGAGCTCCGGGAGCAGCTCTCTTCCCACACCTTCAGGACCGGCAGCGACTGTGAGGTCATCGCACACCTG TACGAGGAGCACGGAGAGAATTTCGTTGACATGCTGGATGGTGTCTTCTCCTTCGTCTTGTTCGACACACGCGATCGTAGCTTCATCGCTGCTCGTGACGCTATTGGTGTCACCCCCCTGTACATTGGTTGGGGAATTGACG GGTCGGTGTGGATATCATCAGAGATGAAGGGGCTAAACGATGATTGCGAGCATTTTGAGATCTTCCCTCCTGGCCATCTCTACTCCAGCAAGAAGGGAGGCTTCAAGAGATGGTACAACCCTCCTTGGTTCTCCGAGGCCATTCCTTCAGTGCCCTATGATCCACTCACTCTCAGGAAGGCATTTGAAAAG GCGGTCATCAAGAGGCTTATGACTGACGTTCCATTCGGTGTTCTGCTCTCTGGTGGCCTTGACTCGTCGTTGGTCGCAGCAGTCGCAGTTCGTCACTTGGCAGGGACAAAGGCTGCAAAGCGCTGGGGGACTAAACTCCACTCCTTTTGTGTTGGCCTTGAG GGATCACCTGATTTGAAGGCTGCAAGGGAGGTTGCTGACTGCCTGGGCACCATGCACCATGAGTTTCACTTCAGTGTTCAG GATGGCATTGATGCAATTGAAGATGTGATATATCATACTGAAACATATGATGTGACGACGATCAGGGCAAGCACGCCAATGTTTCTGATGTCACGCAAGATCAAGTCGCTTGGGGTCAAAATGGTCATCTCTGGTGAGGGCTCGGATGAGATCTTCGGAGGGTACCTCTACTTCCACAAGGCCCCCAACAAGGAGGAGCTCCACCGTGAAACCTGTCACAAG ATCAAAGCTCTGCACCAGTATGATTGCTTGAGGGCCAACAAGGCAACTTCTGCATGGGGCCTTGAAGCACGTGTTCCGTTCTTGGACAAGGAGTTTATCAATGAGGCAATGAGCATAGATCCAGAGTGGAAAATG ATCCGGCCTGATCTTGGAAGAATTGAGAAGTGGGTGCTGAGGAAAGCATTTGATGACGAGGAGCAGCCTTTCCTGCCAAAG CATATTCTGTACAGGCAGAAAGAGCAGTTCAGTGATGGTGTTGGCTATAGCTGGATTGATGGCCTAAAGGCTCACGCAGAATCGAAT GTGACTGATAAGATGATGTCAAATGCAAAGTTCATCTACCCACACAACACCCCGACAACAAAAGAAGCCTACTATTACAGGATGATCTTTGAGAGGTTCTTCCCCCAG AACTCGGCGATCCTGACGGTGCCAGGCGGACCAAGCGTGGCATGCAGCACAGCGAAGGCGGTAGAATGGGATGCTCAGTGGTCTGGGAACTTGGATCCCTCAGGGAGAGCAGCACTTGGAGTCCATCTCTCCGCCTATGAACTGGAGCATCTCCCAGCCACCGTTGCTGCGGTAACCAGCAAGAAGCCGAGGATGCTCAAGGCCGTGGCACCTGGTGTCGCCATTGAGAGCTGA
- the LOC100824939 gene encoding fatty acid desaturase DES3 produces the protein MAGATMRQQRPDREASCKATEDRRGPDSFDAAKPPPFRIGDVRAAVPPHCWRKSPLRSLSYVARDVAVVAALAAAAAGGIRGWSLLWPLYWAVQGTMFWALFVLGHDCGHGSFSDSATLNSVVGHILHTFILVPYNGWRISHRTHHQNHGHIEKDESWHPITEKLYQKLEPRTKKLRFSLPFPLLAFPVYLWYRSPGKNGSHFLPSSDLFSPKERRDVIISTTCWFTMIALLIGMACVFGPVPVLKLYGVPYVVFVMWLDLVTYLHHHGHQDLPWYRGEEWSYLRGGLTTVDQDYGWINNIHHDIGTHVIHHLFPQIPHYHLVEATKAARPVLGRYYREPVKSGPLPVHLVNTLLRSLRVDHFVSDVGDVVFYQTDPSLAGDDNGSGIDKRK, from the exons ATGGCCGGGGCAACAATGAGGCAGCAGCGGCCGGACCGGGAGGCGAGCTGCAAGGCCACGGAGGACCGCCGTGGCCCGGACTCCTTCGACGCCGCCAAGCCACCGCCGTTCCGCATCGGCGACGTgcgcgccgccgtgccgccgcactgctggcggaagagccccctCAGGTCCCTCTCCTACGTCGCCCGCGACGTCGCCGtcgtggcggcgctcgccgccgccgccgccgggggaATCCGCGGCTGGTCGCTCCTCTGGCCGCTCTACTGGGCCGTCCAGGGCACCATGTTCTGGGCTCTCTTCGTCCTCGGCCATGACTG TGGCCACGGGAGCTTCTCCGACAGCGCGACGCTCAACAGCGTGGTCGGCCACATCCTCCACACCTTCATCCTCGTCCCCTACAATGGCTG GAGGATCAGCCACAGGACGCACCATCAGAACCATGGCCACATCGAAAAGGACGAATCATGGCACCCG ATCACCGAGAAGCTGTACCAGAAACTGGAACCACGGACCAAGAAACTACGCTTCTCATTACCGTTCCCGTTGCTGGCTTTCCCTGTCTACCTT TGGTACAGAAGCCCAGGGAAGAACGGCTCACACTTCCTTCCGAGCAGCGACCTGTTTAGCCCCAAGGAGAGGCGGGACGTGATCATCTCCACCACCTGCTGGTTCACAATGATTGCGCTGCTTATCGGCATGGCGTGTGTGTTTGGCCCGGTCCCGGTGCTCAAGCTGTACGGGGTTCCATATGTT GTGTTTGTGATGTGGCTTGATTTGGTGACGTATCTTCACCACCATGGTCATCAGGACCTCCCTTGGTACCGTGGAGAG GAATGGAGCTACCTCCGTGGTGGTCTGACGACCGTGGACCAGGACTACGGGTGGATCAACAACATCCACCATGACATTGGCACCCATGTCATCCACCACCTCTTCCCCCAAATACCTCACTACCATCTAGTAGAAGCA ACAAAGGCAGCAAGGCCAGTGCTTGGTAGATATTACCGGGAGCCAGTGAAGTCGGGTCCGCTTCCAGTTCACCTTGTCAACACCCTCCTCAGGAGCTTGAGAGTTGATCACTTTGTCAGTGATGTTGGGGATGTTGTCTTCTACCAAACTGACCCCAGCTTGGCTGGCGACGACAACGGGTCAGGAATCGACAAGCGCAAGTGA
- the LOC100840069 gene encoding monothiol glutaredoxin-S12, chloroplastic, which produces MAFSMATAASSAAAASLRRLPAPASSSCSSRGGVRFPPALLLRPRSWRVVSSVSAALSKLSEAAPVPIPQEPAEALPGEDALPARPGVYGVFDPAGDLQFLGISRNVRASVEGHRRKVPADLCASVKVAVPEEEAPDKSVLTNAWKSWMEEYIAATGKAPPGNVAGNHTWVGAPPQRPADLRLTPGRHVQLTVPLEQLIDRLVKENKVVAFIKGSRSAPQCGFSQRVVGILEAHGVDFASVDILDEEHNHGLRETLKTYSNWPTFPQVFVGGELVGGCDIISSMAENGELAALFQK; this is translated from the exons ATGGCCTTCTCCATGGctaccgccgcctcctccgccgccgcagcctccctccgccgcctccccgcgccggcctcctcctcctgctcctcccgcGGAGGAGTCCGCTTCCCTcccgcgctcctcctccggccccgCAGCTGGCGCGTTGTCTCATCCGTCTCCGCCGCCCTAAGCAAGCTCTCGGAGGCGGCCCCCGTGCCCATCCCGCAGGAGCCCGCCGAGGCCTTGCCCGGCGAGGACGCGCTGCCCGCCAGGCCAGGGGTCTACGGCGTCTTCGACCCCGCCGGGGACCTGCAGTTCCTCGGGATCTCCCGCAACGTCCGCGCCAGCGTCGAGGGCCACCGCCGGAAGGTTCCCGCCGACCTCTGCGCCTCCGTCAAG GTTGCGGTGCCAGAGGAGGAGGCACCGGATAAAAGCGTCCTGACGAACGCCTGGAAATCATGGATGGAAGAGTACATAGCGGCCACCGGCAAGGCGCCGCCGGGGAACGTCGCGGGCAACCACACCTGGGTCGGTGCTCCTCCGCAGAGGCCCGCCGACTTGCGGCTGACGCCCGGTCGCCACGTCCAGCTAACCGTGCCGCTCGAGCAGCTGATCGACCGGCTAGTGAAGGAGAACAAGGTGGTGGCCTTCATCAAAGGGTCGAGGAGCGCTCCGCAGTGCGGGTTCTCGCAGAGGGTGGTGGGCATCCTGGAGGCGCACGGAGTGGATTTCGCGTCCGTAGATATTCTCGACGAGGAGCACAACCATGGCTTGAGGGAGACCCTCAAGACCTACAGCAACTGGCCGACCTTCCCACAGGTTTTTGTTGGAGGGGAGCTCGTGGGCGGGTGCGATATTATTTCATCCATGGCTGAAAATGGGGAGCTTGCTGCCTTATTTCAGAAGTAG
- the LOC100839462 gene encoding asparagine synthetase [glutamine-hydrolyzing] isoform X1 translates to MCGILAVLGCADDTQGKRAHVLELSRRLKHRGPDWSGMHQVDDCYLSHQRLAIIDPASGDQPLWFGCVLKKGRGLFSFLQVNGEIYNHEELREQLSSHTFRTGSDCEVIAHLYEEHGENFVDMLDGVFSFVLFDTRDRSFIAARDAIGVTPLYIGWGIDGSVWISSEMKGLNDDCEHFEIFPPGHLYSSKKGGFKRWYNPPWFSEAIPSVPYDPLTLRKAFEKAVIKRLMTDVPFGVLLSGGLDSSLVAAVAVRHLAGTKAAKRWGTKLHSFCVGLEGSPDLKAAREVADCLGTMHHEFHFSVQDGIDAIEDVIYHTETYDVTTIRASTPMFLMSRKIKSLGVKMVISGEGSDEIFGGYLYFHKAPNKEELHRETCHKIKALHQYDCLRANKATSAWGLEARVPFLDKEFINEAMSIDPEWKMIRPDLGRIEKWVLRKAFDDEEQPFLPKHILYRQKEQFSDGVGYSWIDGLKAHAESNVTDKMMSNAKFIYPHNTPTTKEAYYYRMIFERFFPQNSAILTVPGGPSVACSTAKAVEWDAQWSGNLDPSGRAALGVHLSAYELEHLPATVAAVTSKKPRMLKAVAPGVAIES, encoded by the exons ATGTGCGGCATACTGGCGGTGCTGGGCTGCGCCGATGACACCCAGGGGAAGAGGGCACATGTCCTGGAGCTCTCGCGCAGGCTCAAGCACCGCGGCCCCGACTGGAGCGGCATGCACCAGGTCGACGACTGCTACCTCTCCCACCAGCGCCTCGCCATCATCGACCCCGCCTCCGGCGACCAGCCGCT CTGGTTTGGTTGTGTGCTAAAGAAAGGAAGGGggctcttttctttcttgcagGTGAACGGGGAGATCTATAACCATGAAGAGCTCCGGGAGCAGCTCTCTTCCCACACCTTCAGGACCGGCAGCGACTGTGAGGTCATCGCACACCTG TACGAGGAGCACGGAGAGAATTTCGTTGACATGCTGGATGGTGTCTTCTCCTTCGTCTTGTTCGACACACGCGATCGTAGCTTCATCGCTGCTCGTGACGCTATTGGTGTCACCCCCCTGTACATTGGTTGGGGAATTGACG GGTCGGTGTGGATATCATCAGAGATGAAGGGGCTAAACGATGATTGCGAGCATTTTGAGATCTTCCCTCCTGGCCATCTCTACTCCAGCAAGAAGGGAGGCTTCAAGAGATGGTACAACCCTCCTTGGTTCTCCGAGGCCATTCCTTCAGTGCCCTATGATCCACTCACTCTCAGGAAGGCATTTGAAAAG GCGGTCATCAAGAGGCTTATGACTGACGTTCCATTCGGTGTTCTGCTCTCTGGTGGCCTTGACTCGTCGTTGGTCGCAGCAGTCGCAGTTCGTCACTTGGCAGGGACAAAGGCTGCAAAGCGCTGGGGGACTAAACTCCACTCCTTTTGTGTTGGCCTTGAG GGATCACCTGATTTGAAGGCTGCAAGGGAGGTTGCTGACTGCCTGGGCACCATGCACCATGAGTTTCACTTCAGTGTTCAG GATGGCATTGATGCAATTGAAGATGTGATATATCATACTGAAACATATGATGTGACGACGATCAGGGCAAGCACGCCAATGTTTCTGATGTCACGCAAGATCAAGTCGCTTGGGGTCAAAATGGTCATCTCTGGTGAGGGCTCGGATGAGATCTTCGGAGGGTACCTCTACTTCCACAAGGCCCCCAACAAGGAGGAGCTCCACCGTGAAACCTGTCACAAG ATCAAAGCTCTGCACCAGTATGATTGCTTGAGGGCCAACAAGGCAACTTCTGCATGGGGCCTTGAAGCACGTGTTCCGTTCTTGGACAAGGAGTTTATCAATGAGGCAATGAGCATAGATCCAGAGTGGAAAATG ATCCGGCCTGATCTTGGAAGAATTGAGAAGTGGGTGCTGAGGAAAGCATTTGATGACGAGGAGCAGCCTTTCCTGCCAAAG CATATTCTGTACAGGCAGAAAGAGCAGTTCAGTGATGGTGTTGGCTATAGCTGGATTGATGGCCTAAAGGCTCACGCAGAATCGAAT GTGACTGATAAGATGATGTCAAATGCAAAGTTCATCTACCCACACAACACCCCGACAACAAAAGAAGCCTACTATTACAGGATGATCTTTGAGAGGTTCTTCCCCCAG AACTCGGCGATCCTGACGGTGCCAGGCGGACCAAGCGTGGCATGCAGCACAGCGAAGGCGGTAGAATGGGATGCTCAGTGGTCTGGGAACTTGGATCCCTCAGGGAGAGCAGCACTTGGAGTCCATCTCTCCGCCTATGAACTGGAGCATCTCCCAGCCACCGTTGCTGCGGTAACCAGCAAGAAGCCGAGGATGCTCAAGGCCGTGGCACCTGGTGTCGCCATTGAGAGCTGA